A genomic region of Bacteroidales bacterium contains the following coding sequences:
- a CDS encoding TetR/AcrR family transcriptional regulator: protein MVKERDRQQSEEKLINAVGELIEEIGFENLGINQVAKKAGFSKNLIYRYFESLDGLIYAYMKKHDFWVNAHNEKPSTSDIKTYLKDFYRREIAGFRGNIALKRLRRWELSTDKDFVVEIRAQREKNGVQFMEIMSGFVKIDKEQLQAISALIDAGIAYLAMFEDNCKMYNGIDIQSNEGWEQILKGVDLLIETMIK, encoded by the coding sequence ATGGTAAAAGAAAGGGATCGGCAACAGTCTGAAGAAAAGCTGATTAACGCTGTCGGAGAATTGATCGAAGAGATTGGCTTTGAAAATCTTGGAATCAATCAGGTTGCTAAGAAAGCGGGATTTTCCAAAAATTTAATTTACAGATATTTCGAATCATTGGACGGGCTTATTTATGCCTATATGAAAAAGCATGACTTTTGGGTAAATGCCCATAATGAAAAACCTAGTACCTCTGATATTAAAACATATCTGAAAGATTTTTACCGCCGGGAGATCGCCGGGTTCAGGGGAAATATTGCCCTAAAAAGGTTGAGAAGATGGGAATTGTCTACAGATAAAGATTTTGTGGTAGAAATCCGTGCACAACGTGAGAAAAACGGAGTACAATTCATGGAGATAATGTCCGGGTTTGTAAAGATTGATAAAGAGCAATTGCAAGCCATATCTGCCCTTATTGATGCGGGAATCGCTTATCTGGCCATGTTTGAAGACAATTGCAAAATGTATAATGGTATTGATATTCAAAGTAATGAAGGATGGGAACAGATACTCAAAGGAGTCGATCTGCTTATTGAGACAATGATAAAATGA